Proteins from one Ciconia boyciana chromosome 26, ASM3463844v1, whole genome shotgun sequence genomic window:
- the UBAP2L gene encoding ubiquitin-associated protein 2-like isoform X12, with translation MMTSVGTNRARGNWEQTQTQSQTQHKQRPQATAEQIRLAQMISDHNDADFEEKVKQLIDITGKNQDECVIALHDCNGDVNRAINVLLEGNPDTHSWEMVGKKKGVSGQKESGQTEPSEESKENRERDRDFSRRRGGPPRRGRGASRGREFRGQENGLDGGKSGGSSGRGTERGRRGRGRGRGGSGRRGGRFSAQGMGTFNPADYAEPAGTDENYGNSNNNTWNNTGSFEPDDGTSAWRAATEEWGTEDWNEDLSETKIFTASNVSSVPLPAENVTITAGQRIDLAVLLGKTPSSMENESTNLESSQAPSLAQPLVFSNSKQSAISQPASGNSFSHHSMVSMLGKGFGDVGEAKGSSTTGSQFLEQFKTAQALAQLAAQHTQPGGSTTASSWDMGSTTQTSSLVQYDLKNPTDSSVHSPFTKRQAFTSTSTMIEVFMQEKQPVVTASTTVPAPPSSPLPSKTNPVPQMSPGSSDNQSSSPQPAQQKLKQQKKKASLTSKIPALAVEMPGSADISGLNLQFGALQFGSEPVLAEYESTPATSAAVSQSQSSLYTSTASESSSTISSNQSQESGYQSGTIQTATFTSQNSAQGPLYEQRSTQTRRYPNSISSSPQKDLTQAKNGFSSVQPTPLQTTQAVEGATGPAVKSDSPSAPSITPLNDGVSASSLLTTASQHSTALSSLSHSEELPSTTTAQLSSTLPTQQNSLSSSTSSGRTSTSTLLHTSVESEASLHSSASTFSTSSSTVSAAPPVVSVSSSLSSVSSLGLSLSSNSTVTASTRSSVATTSGKAPPNLPPGVPPLLPNPYIMAPGLLHAYPPQVYGYDDLQMLQTRFPLDYYSIPFPTPTTPLTGRDGSLSSNPYSGDLTKFGRGDASSPAPATTLAQPQQSQTQTHHTTQQTFLNPALPPGYSYTSLPYYTGVPGLPSTFQYGPAVFPVAPTSSKQHGVNVSVNASATPFQQPSGYGSHGYSTGVSVTSSNTGVPDISGSVYSKTQQSFEKQGFHTGTPAASFNLPSALGSGGPINPATAAAYPPTPFMHILTPHQQPHSQILHHHLQQDGQVLQQLPYLQMILCCQRQQEDQSGSGQRSQGSSIPQKSQANKSAYNSYSWGAN, from the exons ATGATGACATCGGTGGGCACTAACCGAGCCCGGGGGAACTGGGAGcagacacagacacagagcCAGACACAGCACAAGCAGCGGCCGCAG GCCACTGCGGAACAGATTCGACTTGCACAGATGATTTCGGACCACAACGACGCTGACTTTGAGGAGAAGGTGAAACAA CTGATCGACATCACAGGCAAGAACCAGGATGAGTGTGTGATTGCTCTGCATGACTGCAACGGAGATGTTAACAGAGCCATCAACGTGCTGCTGGAGGGCAATCCGGACACG CATTCCTGGGAAATGGTCGGGAAGAAGAAGGGTGTCTCAGGACAGAAGGAGAGTGGACAGACAGAACCcagtgaagaaagcaaagaaaaccgGGAGAGGGATCGGGATTTCAGCAGACGACGTGGCGGGCCGCCGAGGCGGGGGCGAGGTGCCAGCCGTGGAAGAGAGT TTCGGGGCCAGGAGAATGGACTAGACGGTGGTAAGAGCGGAGGATCTTCTGGAAGAGGCACAGAAAGAGGGAGGCGGGGACGTGGCCGAGGCCGAG GTGGCTCTGGAAGGCGAGGGGGAAGATTTTCTGCCCAAGGCATGGG aacTTTCAACCCGGCTGACTATGCCGAGCCGGCCGGCACGGATGAGAACTACGGGAATAGCAACAACAACACGTGGAACAACACTGGCAGCTTTGAGCCAGATGACGGCACAA GTGCGTGGAGGGCAGCGACAGAAGAATGGGGCACAGAGGACTGGAATGAAGAT ctGTCTGAGACGAAGATCTTCACTGCCTCCAATGTGTCTTCAGTGCCTCTGCCTGCCGAGAATGTGACAATCACAGCTGGACAGAG AATTGATCTTGCAGTCCTGCTAGGAAAGACGCCCTCTTCTATGGAGAATGAATCGACAAACCTGGAGTCGTCCCAGGCTCCTTCCCTGGCCCAGCCGCTGGTGTTCAGCAATTCCAAGCAGAGTGCTATATCCCAGCCTGCCTCTGGTAACTCCTTCTCTCACCACAGCATG GTGAGCATGCTGGGGAAAGGGTTTGGAGATGTCGGGGAGGCCAAAGGCAGCAGTACCACAGGTTCTCAGTTCCTGGAGCAGTTCAAGACAGCCCAGGCTCTGGCTCAGCTGGCTGCTCAGCACACCCAGCCTGGTGGGAGCACCACCGCTTCTTCTTGGGACATGGGATCCACTACGCAGACCTCATCTCTTGTGCAGTATG ATCTCAAGAACCCAACAGACTCTTCCGTGCATAGTCCCTTCACCAAGCGTCAGGCCTTCACGTCAACTTCAACTATGATAGAAGTGTTCATGCAGGAGAAACAGCCTGTGGTGACTGCCTCCACAACCGTGCCGGCACCCCCTTCCTCGCCGCTGCCCAGCAAAACCAATCCTGTTCCCCAGATGTCCCCAGGGTCCTCGGACAACCAGTCCTCTAGtccccagccagcacagcagaagctgaagcagcaaaagaaaaaagcatcgTTAACATCAAAG ATTCCTGCGCTTGCGGTGGAAATGCCTGGCTCAGCAGATATCTCAGGGCTAAACCTGCAGTTTGGGGCGTTACAGTTTGGTTCGGAGCCTGTTCTTGCGGAGTACGAATCGACGCCCGCAACAAGCGCTGCCGTTAGCCAATCTCAAAGCAGCCTGTACACCAGCACGGCTAG tGAATCTTCATCCACAATTTCGTCCAATCAAAGCCAGGAGTCTGGTTACCAGAGCGGCACAATACAGACAGCAACGTTTACCTCCCAGAACAGCGCTCAGGGACCACTGTACGAACAGAGATCCACCCAGACGAGGCGATACCCAAATTCAATCTCCTCCTCGCCCCAGAAAGATCTGACCCAGGCCAAG aaTGGTTTCAGTTCTGTACAACCTACGCCATTACAAACCACACAGGCCGTTGAAG GTGCTACAGGCCCCGCAGTGAAATCCGattccccctctgctcccagtaTCACGCCTCTCAACGATGGGGTATCCGCATCGTCCTTGCTGACAACAGCCAGCCAACACTCgacagctctgagcagcctgagcCACAGTGAGGAACTCCCCAGTACAACCACCGCCCAACTCAGCAG TACGTTACCCACCCAGCAGAACAGTCTGTCCTCATCCACATCCTCTGGGCGAACGTCAACTTCAACTCTTCTG CACACAAGTGTGGAGAGTGAAGCAAGCCTCCATTCTTCTGCTAGCactttctccacctcctccagcacagtGTCAGCCGCCCCGCCAGTAGTAAGCGTTTCATCCAGTCTCAGCAGTGTCAGCAGCCTGGGCCTCAGCCTCAGTAGTAACTCCACGGTGACGGCCTCGACTCGCAGCTCCGTTGCAACAACATCAG gaaaagcCCCTCCCAATCTCCCTCCTGGAGTCCCACCACTGTTGCCTAATCCGTACATCATGGCTCCAGGGTTGCTCCACGCCTATCCG CCACAGGTGTATGGATATGACGACTTGCAAATGCTCCAGACGAGATTCCCATTG GATTACTACAGCATCCCATTCCCTACACCCACCACCCCACTGACTGGAAGAGACGGCAGCCTGAGCAGCAATCCGTACTCTG GTGACTTAACAAAATTTGGCCGAGGTGATGCTTCTTCCCCCGCTCCTGCAACGACTTTGGCCCAGCCTCAGCAGAGCCAGACCCAGACTCACCACACCACGCAGCAGACGTTCCTGAACCCAGCGCTGCCTCCTGGCTACAGTTACACCAGTCTGCCGTACTACACAGGGGTAccagggctccccagcaccttccAATACGGGCCCGCCGTGTTCCCT GTTGCTCCTACCTCTTCCAAGCAGCATGGTGTGAATGTCAGCGTCAACGCATCAGCAACCCCTTTTCAGCAGCCCAGCGGCTATGGCTCTCATGGATACAGCACTG gtGTATCTGTGACATCCAGTAATACAGGAGTGCCGGACATCTCGGGCTCTGTCTACTCCAAAACTCAG CAATCCTTTGAGAAGCAGGGATTTCACACTGGAACCCCGGCAGCCTCCTTCAACCTGCCTTCGGCGCTGGGCAGCGGTGGCCCCATCAACCCTGCGACGGCGGCAGCGTACCCTCCCACCCCTTTCATGCACATCCTGACCCCGCATCAGCAGCCCCACTCGCAGATCCTCCACCACCACCTGCAGCAGGACGGGCAGGTA CTGCAACAGCTTCCATATTTGCAGATGATACTGTGCTGCCAACGCCAGCAGGAAGACCAG AGCGGCTCCGGGCAGCGCAGCCAAGGCAGCTCCATCCCCCAGAAATCCCAGGCCAACAAGTCTGCCTACAACAGTTACAGCTGGGGCGCCAACTGA
- the UBAP2L gene encoding ubiquitin-associated protein 2-like isoform X14, translating into MMTSVGTNRARGNWEQTQTQSQTQHKQRPQATAEQIRLAQMISDHNDADFEEKVKQLIDITGKNQDECVIALHDCNGDVNRAINVLLEGNPDTVGLGPVNLHSWEMVGKKKGVSGQKESGQTEPSEESKENRERDRDFSRRRGGPPRRGRGASRGREFRGQENGLDGGKSGGSSGRGTERGRRGRGRGRGGSGRRGGRFSAQGMGTFNPADYAEPAGTDENYGNSNNNTWNNTGSFEPDDGTRLDFIGGEGSNYPRKFDTAPGTIHPGAWRAATEEWGTEDWNEDLSETKIFTASNVSSVPLPAENVTITAGQRIDLAVLLGKTPSSMENESTNLESSQAPSLAQPLVFSNSKQSAISQPASGNSFSHHSMVSMLGKGFGDVGEAKGSSTTGSQFLEQFKTAQALAQLAAQHTQPGGSTTASSWDMGSTTQTSSLVQYDLKNPTDSSVHSPFTKRQAFTSTSTMIEVFMQEKQPVVTASTTVPAPPSSPLPSKTNPVPQMSPGSSDNQSSSPQPAQQKLKQQKKKASLTSKIPALAVEMPGSADISGLNLQFGALQFGSEPVLAEYESTPATSAAVSQSQSSLYTSTASESSSTISSNQSQESGYQSGTIQTATFTSQNSAQGPLYEQRSTQTRRYPNSISSSPQKDLTQAKNGFSSVQPTPLQTTQAVEGATGPAVKSDSPSAPSITPLNDGVSASSLLTTASQHSTALSSLSHSEELPSTTTAQLSSTLPTQQNSLSSSTSSGRTSTSTLLHTSVESEASLHSSASTFSTSSSTVSAAPPVVSVSSSLSSVSSLGLSLSSNSTVTASTRSSVATTSGKAPPNLPPGVPPLLPNPYIMAPGLLHAYPPQVYGYDDLQMLQTRFPLDYYSIPFPTPTTPLTGRDGSLSSNPYSGDLTKFGRGDASSPAPATTLAQPQQSQTQTHHTTQQTFLNPALPPGYSYTSLPYYTGVPGLPSTFQYGPAVFPVAPTSSKQHGVNVSVNASATPFQQPSGYGSHGYSTGVSVTSSNTGVPDISGSVYSKTQQSFEKQGFHTGTPAASFNLPSALGSGGPINPATAAAYPPTPFMHILTPHQQPHSQILHHHLQQDGQFVPLFYISWYCNSFHICR; encoded by the exons ATGATGACATCGGTGGGCACTAACCGAGCCCGGGGGAACTGGGAGcagacacagacacagagcCAGACACAGCACAAGCAGCGGCCGCAG GCCACTGCGGAACAGATTCGACTTGCACAGATGATTTCGGACCACAACGACGCTGACTTTGAGGAGAAGGTGAAACAA CTGATCGACATCACAGGCAAGAACCAGGATGAGTGTGTGATTGCTCTGCATGACTGCAACGGAGATGTTAACAGAGCCATCAACGTGCTGCTGGAGGGCAATCCGGACACGGTAGGATTGGGTCCTGTAAATCTG CATTCCTGGGAAATGGTCGGGAAGAAGAAGGGTGTCTCAGGACAGAAGGAGAGTGGACAGACAGAACCcagtgaagaaagcaaagaaaaccgGGAGAGGGATCGGGATTTCAGCAGACGACGTGGCGGGCCGCCGAGGCGGGGGCGAGGTGCCAGCCGTGGAAGAGAGT TTCGGGGCCAGGAGAATGGACTAGACGGTGGTAAGAGCGGAGGATCTTCTGGAAGAGGCACAGAAAGAGGGAGGCGGGGACGTGGCCGAGGCCGAG GTGGCTCTGGAAGGCGAGGGGGAAGATTTTCTGCCCAAGGCATGGG aacTTTCAACCCGGCTGACTATGCCGAGCCGGCCGGCACGGATGAGAACTACGGGAATAGCAACAACAACACGTGGAACAACACTGGCAGCTTTGAGCCAGATGACGGCACAA gacTTGATTTCATTGGGGGTGAGGGGTCAAATTATCCCCGAAAATTTGACACTGCTCCTGGTACGATACATCCAG GTGCGTGGAGGGCAGCGACAGAAGAATGGGGCACAGAGGACTGGAATGAAGAT ctGTCTGAGACGAAGATCTTCACTGCCTCCAATGTGTCTTCAGTGCCTCTGCCTGCCGAGAATGTGACAATCACAGCTGGACAGAG AATTGATCTTGCAGTCCTGCTAGGAAAGACGCCCTCTTCTATGGAGAATGAATCGACAAACCTGGAGTCGTCCCAGGCTCCTTCCCTGGCCCAGCCGCTGGTGTTCAGCAATTCCAAGCAGAGTGCTATATCCCAGCCTGCCTCTGGTAACTCCTTCTCTCACCACAGCATG GTGAGCATGCTGGGGAAAGGGTTTGGAGATGTCGGGGAGGCCAAAGGCAGCAGTACCACAGGTTCTCAGTTCCTGGAGCAGTTCAAGACAGCCCAGGCTCTGGCTCAGCTGGCTGCTCAGCACACCCAGCCTGGTGGGAGCACCACCGCTTCTTCTTGGGACATGGGATCCACTACGCAGACCTCATCTCTTGTGCAGTATG ATCTCAAGAACCCAACAGACTCTTCCGTGCATAGTCCCTTCACCAAGCGTCAGGCCTTCACGTCAACTTCAACTATGATAGAAGTGTTCATGCAGGAGAAACAGCCTGTGGTGACTGCCTCCACAACCGTGCCGGCACCCCCTTCCTCGCCGCTGCCCAGCAAAACCAATCCTGTTCCCCAGATGTCCCCAGGGTCCTCGGACAACCAGTCCTCTAGtccccagccagcacagcagaagctgaagcagcaaaagaaaaaagcatcgTTAACATCAAAG ATTCCTGCGCTTGCGGTGGAAATGCCTGGCTCAGCAGATATCTCAGGGCTAAACCTGCAGTTTGGGGCGTTACAGTTTGGTTCGGAGCCTGTTCTTGCGGAGTACGAATCGACGCCCGCAACAAGCGCTGCCGTTAGCCAATCTCAAAGCAGCCTGTACACCAGCACGGCTAG tGAATCTTCATCCACAATTTCGTCCAATCAAAGCCAGGAGTCTGGTTACCAGAGCGGCACAATACAGACAGCAACGTTTACCTCCCAGAACAGCGCTCAGGGACCACTGTACGAACAGAGATCCACCCAGACGAGGCGATACCCAAATTCAATCTCCTCCTCGCCCCAGAAAGATCTGACCCAGGCCAAG aaTGGTTTCAGTTCTGTACAACCTACGCCATTACAAACCACACAGGCCGTTGAAG GTGCTACAGGCCCCGCAGTGAAATCCGattccccctctgctcccagtaTCACGCCTCTCAACGATGGGGTATCCGCATCGTCCTTGCTGACAACAGCCAGCCAACACTCgacagctctgagcagcctgagcCACAGTGAGGAACTCCCCAGTACAACCACCGCCCAACTCAGCAG TACGTTACCCACCCAGCAGAACAGTCTGTCCTCATCCACATCCTCTGGGCGAACGTCAACTTCAACTCTTCTG CACACAAGTGTGGAGAGTGAAGCAAGCCTCCATTCTTCTGCTAGCactttctccacctcctccagcacagtGTCAGCCGCCCCGCCAGTAGTAAGCGTTTCATCCAGTCTCAGCAGTGTCAGCAGCCTGGGCCTCAGCCTCAGTAGTAACTCCACGGTGACGGCCTCGACTCGCAGCTCCGTTGCAACAACATCAG gaaaagcCCCTCCCAATCTCCCTCCTGGAGTCCCACCACTGTTGCCTAATCCGTACATCATGGCTCCAGGGTTGCTCCACGCCTATCCG CCACAGGTGTATGGATATGACGACTTGCAAATGCTCCAGACGAGATTCCCATTG GATTACTACAGCATCCCATTCCCTACACCCACCACCCCACTGACTGGAAGAGACGGCAGCCTGAGCAGCAATCCGTACTCTG GTGACTTAACAAAATTTGGCCGAGGTGATGCTTCTTCCCCCGCTCCTGCAACGACTTTGGCCCAGCCTCAGCAGAGCCAGACCCAGACTCACCACACCACGCAGCAGACGTTCCTGAACCCAGCGCTGCCTCCTGGCTACAGTTACACCAGTCTGCCGTACTACACAGGGGTAccagggctccccagcaccttccAATACGGGCCCGCCGTGTTCCCT GTTGCTCCTACCTCTTCCAAGCAGCATGGTGTGAATGTCAGCGTCAACGCATCAGCAACCCCTTTTCAGCAGCCCAGCGGCTATGGCTCTCATGGATACAGCACTG gtGTATCTGTGACATCCAGTAATACAGGAGTGCCGGACATCTCGGGCTCTGTCTACTCCAAAACTCAG CAATCCTTTGAGAAGCAGGGATTTCACACTGGAACCCCGGCAGCCTCCTTCAACCTGCCTTCGGCGCTGGGCAGCGGTGGCCCCATCAACCCTGCGACGGCGGCAGCGTACCCTCCCACCCCTTTCATGCACATCCTGACCCCGCATCAGCAGCCCCACTCGCAGATCCTCCACCACCACCTGCAGCAGGACGGGCAG TTTGTCCCTTTATTTTACATATCCTGGTACTGCAACAGCTTCCATATTTGCAGATGA